In the genome of Hydractinia symbiolongicarpus strain clone_291-10 chromosome 5, HSymV2.1, whole genome shotgun sequence, one region contains:
- the LOC130645668 gene encoding uncharacterized protein LOC130645668 — MMGKTLTNFYFFIWFIITALLTKDKVNATCPTGCTCIAQEKAIPASYCDNQKLTRVPKNIAKNTEILSLRLNNIRNITDGDFVGLYHLKKLDLVFNGLHTISDNAFKDLRKLQSLNLGHNAIKGLSTNIFRNLISLEELFINNNLLITLPKDIFRFLPNLKKISLQSNQIMTDSNEVFSNLHHLEKLNLAHNKINVLTSRMFENSRALRYLYLDDNKLKNIDPNAFRSLDKLTEVYLDNNALLTVSENLLKNKSYLSRVSLYNNPLQCDCNLFWVHNAMVKKRPAFQHAEHMICQSPLTLKGEHISLTWIKSPEGFNCYGSWSSWLAWSDCSKPCSGGLRYRSRVCNKNVGSSCKGDEMESQTCNTFPCSNGIFTHWSGWSVCSVSCNEGARRRARRCIHPYTGTETASCVGPLSETKFCMENQCAVDGSWSEWSSWSGCNKTCGFGMSSRTRTCTNPPPRFGGLLCDDSHKQMQNRVCIAAVCSPHTSWGSWSEFSRCSVSCGNGRKVRTRECLNKFNEPIKISNICPGSQFDVLPCNASSVSCKQDGIWSSWLPWSRCDSFSCRRYRSRICESSTSKYGKKECVGKAREHKACDPKHCVLLGIWSQWLSWSICSKSCGGGTRSRTRRCPGEQYKQVRCGVKRWEAGKCNLQPCKLPSWSGWSSWTKCLTRGGKVNTVGRRVRKRICSGIGGEGCIGSSKERKRCVVASPEVIKRPNECQRRIRIRNGKEKYTRNGNTIIAEYSCDEYYKLKGPSKMTCVKGRNWSSRKYPYCVPVCGRPVYKPNGHWSRRARLRGGKLTTRHSWPWQVAIEVKTSKEGWKLRCGGSLLNEKWVLTAAHCLVKLQQPEDVYEPHEFRIFLGVHNVTERYKNKEIQIFYGKSIHTHYGYVPNTLDNDIGLIEIKKRAKLSDKVLPVCLPKRKQKDVPLKGKVGTVVGWGQTSENKASDVLKELRLPVVSQRDCKLAYKNQYDVTDSMFCAGLKYKSHDTCPGDSGGGFVFQDPTKKRVKWILQGIVSWGGDRCGEPGKFGVYTRVYKFTDWIKRKMSEKL, encoded by the exons ATGATGGGAAAGACATTAACCAACTTTTACTTCTTCATATGGTTTATTATAACAGCACTGCTGACGAAAGATAAAGTAAACGCAACCTGTCCGACTGGCTGCACCTGTATCGCGCAAGAGAAAGCTATACCTGCTTCATACTGCGATAACCAAAAACTGACCAGAGTtccaaaaaatattgctaaaaacacTGAAATTTTATCACTACGACTTAATAATATAAGAAATATAACCGACGGAGATTTCGTTGGATTGTATCACTTGAAAAAACTTGATCTTGTGTTTAATGGACTTCACACTATCTCTGACAACGCTTTTAAAGATCTCCGGAAGCTGCAAAGCCTAAATTTAGGCCACAATGCCATAAAAGGACTATCGACaaatatttttcgaaatttaatTTCGCTGGAAGAACTATTTATTAACAATAACTTATTAATTACGTTACCAAAGGATATATTTAGATTTTTGcctaacttaaaaaaaatctcaTTACAATCGAATCAAATCATGACTGACTCAAATGAAGTTTTCTCGAACTTACACCATCTAGAAAAGTTGAATTTAGCgcataataaaattaatgtctTAACCAGCCGTATGTTCGAAAATTCGAGAGCTTTACGGTATTTATACTTAGACGACAACAAGTTGAAAAACATTGACCCAAACGCCTTCAGATCTCTAGACAAATTAACTGAAGTTTATTTGGATAACAACGCTCTCCTCACAGTAAGTGAGAATCtattgaaaaataaatcataTCTTTCCCGAGTTAGCCTTTATAACAATCCATTACAATGCGATTGTAATCTTTTCTGGGTACACAATGCGATGGTGAAGAAACGACCAGCATTCCAGCACGCAGAGCACATGATATGTCAATCACCACTTACACTTAAAGGAGAACATATCAGCTTAACCTGGATCAAAAGTCCCGAAGGCTTTAATTGCTACGGCTCGTGGAGTTCATGGCTAGCTTGGAGTGATTGCAGTAAACCTTGCTCAGGTGGATTACGTTACCGATCACGTGTTTGTAATAAAAATGTGGGTTCTTCTTGCAAGGGAGATGAGATGGAGTCACAAACGTGCAATACATTTCCGTGTTCAAACGGCATTTTTACACATTGGTCCGGATGGAGTGTATGTTCGGTAAGCTGCAACGAAGGAGCACGAAGGAGAGCGAGAAGATGTATCCATCCTTACACAGGGACTGAAACAGCTTCTTGTGTTGGACCATTATCAGAAACTAAGTTTTGCATGGAGAACCAATGCGCAGTAGATGGTTCATGGAGCGAATGGTCCTCGTGGTCGGGTTGTAACAAAACATGTGGTTTTGGAATGAGCAGTAGAACAAGGACATGCACCAACCCTCCTCCTCGGTTTGGTGGTTTACTTTGCGATGATAGCCACAAGCAGATGCAGAATAGAGTGTGTATAGCTGCCGTATGTTCCCCACATACATCTTGGGGATCTTGGTCAGAATTTTCCAGGTGCTCTGTCAGCTGTGGAAATG GACGAAAAGTACGTACACGAGAATGCTTGAATAAATTCAACGAACCAATCAAAATCTCGAATATTTGTCCTGGTAGTCAATTTGATGTGCTTCCATGTAATGCAAGCTCGGTCTCGTGTAAGCAAGATGGTATCTGGAGCAGTTGGCTGCCATGGAGTCGATGCGACTCATTTTCTTGCAGGCGATATCGCTCCCGAATTTGTGAAAGTTCAACTTCAAAATATGGCAAAAA AGAGTGTGTAGGTAAAGCAAGAGAGCATAAAGCTTGCGATCCAAAACATTGTGTTTTGCTTGGCATCTGGAGTCAATGGTTATCTTGGTCAATATGTTCCAAGTCTTGTGGCGGTGGTACAAGAAGCCGCACTCGAAGATGTCCTGGAGAGCAATATAAGCAAGTCAGATGCGGAGTAAAGAGGTGGGAAGCCGGAAAATGCAATCTCCAACCTTGTAAATTACCATCCTGGTCGGGCTGGAGTAGCTGGACTAAATGTTTGACAAGGGGTGGGAAGGTAAATACTGTAGGGAGGAGAGTCAGAAAACGTATATGCAGTGGCATCGGTGGAGAAGGATGTATAG GTTCAAGTAAAGAGAGAAAACGCTGCGTAGTAGCATCACCAGAAGTGATTAAAAGACCGAACGAGTGCCAAAGAAGAATTCGTATTCGTAACGGTAAAGAAAAATACACCAGGAATGGAAATACAATTATCGCAGAATATTCATGTGACGAGTACTATAAGCTTAAAG GTCCTTCTAAAATGACATGCGTTAAAGGGCGTAATTGGTCATCACGGAAATATCCTTATTGTGTGCCTGTATGTGGGCGTCCTGTGTATAAACCGAACGGCCACTGGTCTAGAAGAGCTCGCTTGCGTGGCGGCAAATTAACAACGCGTCACAGCTGGCCATGGCAGGTGGCAATTGAG GTAAAAACATCAAAGGAAGGTTGGAAACTTCGTTGTGGGGGAAGTTTGTTGAACGAGAAATGGGTTTTAACAGCAGCCCATTGTTTAGTGAAATTACAACAACCTGAAGACGTGTACGAACCACATGAATTTAGAATCTTCCTTGGCGTTCATAATGTCACTGAGCgatacaaaaataaagaaattcaaattttttacgGTAAATCCATCCACACACACTACGGGTACGTCCCAAATACGCTGGACAACGATATTGGtttaattgaaattaaaaaaagagccAAGTTATCAG ATAAAGTGTTGCCGGTATGTCTAccaaaaagaaaacagaaagaCGTGCCTTTAAAAGGCAAAGTTGGTACAGTGGTTGGTTGGGGTCAGACGAGCGAAAATAAAGCTTCTGACGTGTTAAAAGAACTTCGGCTTCCTGTCGTCTCACAAAGAGATTGCAAACTTGCATATAAGAACCAATATGACGTGACCGACAGTATGTTCTGTGCAGGCTTAAAATACAAATCACATGATACATGTCCTGGAGATAGTGGTGGAGGATTTGTTTTTCAAGATCCGACTAAGAAACGAGTAAAATGGATCCTACAGGGCATTGTATCCTGGGGTGGAGATCGCTGCGGTGAGCCGGGGAAGTTCGGTGTATATACACGTGTTTATAAATTTACGGACTGGATAAAACGGAAAATGTCTGAGAAATTATAG